The genomic stretch TGGCCCAGCTTAAAGATATTACCGGTCTCCCCCCCGATGCTGCCGAGCTTCTGGAGGCCGTGGGATATCTGAATACCCATGATCTAAGCGGGGCCGATCCTGCACAGCTTGTTGATGAGCTGGTCAAAGCCAACAAGGCCCTGGACATCATGCCGGAGAACCCGACCAAAACCCATGTCAAGGCATGGCAAAAAATGGTATCGGGGCATGCGACCGTAGTCTCGGAGGATGCCACCGGGCCAGACCAGGAGTCTGACGATGCCCGGGAAGAGCACGGACCGGACGGGGTGGATGGCGCCGCTGAAGAAGAGGATGAGTCTCTAACGGAGGAGGAAAGTGATGGCTACGCTTTTGACATCGACCCCAATCTGGTGAACTTCGAGGAGGATCCGGAAGTCCAGGAAATGCTCGCCATTTCTCCCGAGGCCGTTCCCCTACAACCATCGTTGATCAGACGTCACAAACTCGCGGTTGCAGACATTCCGGAGGGGATGCTGTTGACCCAGTGCAAGGGTGAAGTGGAAATCAACGTGATGACCTCTGCCCGGCTCGCCAAGGCCCAGCGACGTGAAGCAGAGATTAAACGCACAGGACTGATGGTTTCCCGGATCCGGAACTTCAGCGAGGCCGAGTCAGGTGATCACCACATCAAGCCATTGGAAAAAGGACAGGCAAGAGAGTCCGTGGCTGTAAGCGATGGAGTGAATACCGGCTTGCGCCCCGAGTCTCGCCGGTTTGTCAGGGGGGTCTTGCACCCGGACCCAATGAGTGTAAGGGTGGCGGCGTTCTTCGCAGCATGGGTGGAGCTGATGCTGTTGGCCTGTCTGGTGGGGATTCCCTGGTTGCTCATTTATGAGCAGATGAGCGGGAACAGCATGTTCTGGTGGGTCATTGGCCTTTCCTCGGGGCTTGTCCTGTCGGCGTTCTGTTATCTGTTCTGGGGACTGGGTGCCCGATGCCGGGTATGCGGACAGCGACAGTTTGCACCGAAAAAATGCCTGAAAAACAAGAAAGCCCACCACATTCCGGTGATTGGGTATATTTTTCCCACAGCCTTGCACGCCATGTTCTTCAAGTGGTTCTACTGCACGTATTGCGGCACCGCAGTAAGATTGAAAAAGTGACCTTTTTGCCAGATCTGCAATATCCCGACTCCTGATGGCTGACGACTGATTACTGACGACTGATTACTGACGACTGATTACTGATTACTGATTACTGATTACTGATTACTGATTACTGCCGCCGCCAGTCCCTACTCCCTGAGCTCGGTATCAATCACAATGGTGACCGGCCCGTCATTGACAAGTGCTACCTTCATATCCGCGCCAAACTCACCCGAGGCGCAGGGTTTGCCCATTTCTTTGGCCGCCATTGCCAGAAATTTCTCGTAGAGCGGGATGGCGATGTCAGGCCGGGCGGCCTTGATGAATGACGGCCTGTTACCCTTTTTCGTGCTCGCGTGCAGGGTGAACTGGCTGACGACTAACAGCTCGCCGCCCACGTCTTTGATACACCGGTTCATCTTGCCTCCGTCATCGGCAAAAATCCGCATGCGTGCGATTTTTCCAATCAACCACTCGATCTCATCCGGCCCGTCGCCGTCGACAATCCCCAGAAGAACCAAAAATCCAGATCCTATCTTACCGGAGACCTCACCATCGATGGTGACACTGGCCTCGGATACCCGTTGTATGATTGCACGCATAATAAACTAACTGATAAAAATCCGTTTTTCTTTCCGGCGCAGGAATTTTCCACCCGGCAAATTGATCTTGGCCATGGAGGGATCGGTGATCAGCCTGGTACAGCGGCATAACAGGTCGTGGTTGATGTCACCGATACCCCTCTCCTTCAGGTATCTGTGAATCACCGTTGTTTGAAGGGCAGGGGAGAGGTTTTTGAGTTTGGGTAAAAACAACCTCTGTTGCGGGTCCTCAAGCTGAAGGGTATCGAGCAGTTCTCCCGTGGCGACCCGTTGGGATTGGGAAATAGCTTCGGCACGCAGTAGCGCCGGTCTGATGTCACGCCCCATCATCTCATTGAGCAGAGGGATGGCCTCGTTGCGAAGGCGGTTACGGGTCGCGATCGCCTCCGCATTACTCGCATCCTCACGGTAGCTGACCTGCTGGCGTGCCAGGTAGTCGTCAATGTCTCCGCGGGTGACACCGAGTAATGGTCGGAGTATCTCCAGTTCCTTGCCAAGGACTGAATGACGCACACAAAACCGCATGCCCTTTAAACCATTCGAGCCTCGCAGCAGATTAAAAAGAATCGTCTCCGCCTGGTCATCGGCGTGATGCGCAAGTAGAACCCTCTGACAACGATGTTCGATAGCGCATTGCCGGAAAAACCGATGCCGCGCACTGCGGGCTGCTAATTCCACCGACACGCCCTGATCCCTTGCCAGCTGCCCCACATCGACCCGTGCAGTCATGCATGGGAGGGACAGTTTTTTGGCAACGCGACGAACAAAGGCAGCATCCTGCCCCGATGCCCTGCCCCGAAGCCCATGGTTCAAATGGCACAGCACCAGATTGCGATAGCCCGCCTCAAGCAGGGAATAAAGCAGAGCCATTGAATCCCGGCCACCGGAAACCCCCAGCAGGTACCGTCGGTTCTTCGACATCTCAAGAAAATCAGGATGGATGGGTAGGCTCACGGCGGGAAGCTAAAAACATCTGCATGATTTGTCGAGCCTGCCATGATTCTTACGCTTGCCACCCGGCATTTCTATGCTAAACAACTCCCCGACCCATCCCCAAAAGGCCGCTGTAGCTCAGGGGTAGAGCAATTCACTCGTAATGAATAGGTCGCCGGTTCAATTCCGGCCAGCGGCTCCATTGAAACAGGCTGTGTTCATCTGTTTATAAGGGTTGTAGGTAATATGGTCAAGTTTTCTTAAATCCGTCGGAATCCGCCAGTTGCCGCCGAAATCCGGAAAAACGGTGCATTTTTGGCAACTGTTTTGGCAACTGTTTTTTGATTGTCGAGCGCCGGCACAGTCCGCGCATCTGTGCAGGCTCCGTAAAAATTTCCGTGCCATTTGAAACATGATCGGAGATGATGCGGTTGTGCCGAAAAGGAAATCCAATGCATACGACGGCCCGGACTTCGTGGTGACCCGCGAGTTTTTCGACCGCTATTTCGAGAAACCCATGCCCGCAAGCACTTTCCATGACTTGGTGGGCAAGGGACGAATCATCCCGTGGAGGTGCATGCGGGGGCGCTACATGCTCAATGCATCCCTTCACAGCATGAAGTTGCCCACGGTGAAGAAGCTTCCCCACGCGGAGACAAGGCATAGCCTGGAGGACATCACACGCCTTGCCTTCACTTTTATCGACGAGAGGATCTTTCCCGCCCCGCCTTGGCTGCTTGCCGTGGAGGTTGTTTGCGCGGAGGAACTGGATCTCGCTCGTCGGATCGCAGACCAGCACCGGGGCAAAGTCTCGATGATGGACCCCGTCGAACTGAAGCTCGCCTACTTTGGCGGAGTGCTGGACGCGGCGGTCATGCAGGCCAACGACTCCGTCGTGACGGAACTCTGATCCCGGCTGAGGCAACATGGAATCCGTGCTGCGTGTGCAAGGCACGGAAGGGTGAGGGTCATCGAGTATTTCCGAGAGGCAATGATCTCTTTGAGAGCACGGCGGTTCCGCATCAAGGGAGGTGTGGGATGGCATGTTAAGTTCTGCCAAGCCTTTTTGCGTGCACGGCTTCTGACAGAAACGGACAATTTTGACGCTGTCGGGCCATTGTCAGTCGGTGTCAGCGTTGTCATGGATGTCAGCAAGCCATGTTTGCCATTCCTGATGGTGGGGGGCGTTTTTATGCGAAATTTTGCAGCGGCATGTCCGGGGCGGTGGCTGGAAACGCCGGTGGTTCCTTGGTTATGAGCCGCTTGCCGGCTGCGGGGGGCATGCGAAAACAGCCCCGCTTGAACGTAGCCCCCGGCTTTTCAGTCGCTGGTGTCCGCGCCGGAACAGCGCCGTTACACCGCTTTACCCCACTGGTTCTGGACGGGCGGAAATTCCGCGTCCGCATACAGGCACTCCACGAACTCCCGGTGGGTGGTGGCGACAACCTGCCTGCCGTCCACCCTGACGAGGTGCGACTCCGTGAGCCGATGCAGCAGCATGTCGCGCTCCAGCTTCTTGAGGTGGAAGTTTTTGAGCAGGTCGGTCTTGCTGAGCGGTCCCGCGCTGCGGAGCTTCCCGAGGATTCTCGACGCCTTTACCCGGAGCGGCTCGCACACCGGGTCCAGGGGAAGTCCCAGTCCATGCCACGAATAGCCCGCCATGCCGATGACCACCCCCCGCAGTGTATGCCGATAGAGATCGTTGCAGAGTGCGACGGACTCGTCGGATGCGACATTCCGGCGACAGGCTGAGGTGACGATTGTCCCGCAGACTTTCCAAAGGCTGTGGATTGTATGCAACATTGCAAACTCGACTTCGACCGGCATTACAGCCAGACGCTTGCGAAGTGCATTGTGGTAGCCGCGGATCCAGGGGTCGCTGGGCAGTTGGAGGCTGGCATGGATAGGGAGGGGGTGTTCAGCACGCCAGGTGAATGCGAAACATTTCAGCAATTTGAGGTGTTTCCCGTCAAGAGGATCGTCCGTGGTGTGCGGCAGGACAATGATGGGTTTCGCCGTGGCCAGCATCATCCCGGCGAGTTTTTTTGTCCATAATGCCGTGCTCAACGCCCCTGAGAATGAGACCTTCTTCTGGGCGGGGAAGAGGTCGGGGCCATAGCCCACGGGTTGCAAGAGCCTGGGCGAGGAGGCGAGGAAATCCCCGCAAAAGTCGCTGCGGTCCGCGTCGTCATTAAGCCGCAGGATTAGATGGCTCCTGCTCGTCAGCAGGCCATGGTCCGGATGCCACGCCCTGCGATAGCAGCGGCTCAGTCCGTTGCCGTGGAGGGTGGCTTGCGCCCTCCAGTAATGTTTCTCGCAAAGCTTGGCTTCGGATTGTGTAAGGGAATCCGCGTTCGGCGACAACCGCCCCAGGGCACGACGCTGTCGCAGGTAGAACGGCATGGACCGCGTGGCCATGTATCCCTGCGTGTATTTATCTTTTTCGGGTGCCGCGTGTGCGCCCGTATCATCATCATCATCGTAAACCAGCGGACGGATGGATTCGTCGATGGGGTCAGGGCCGGCCCCCCGGGGACGTATCAACAGCAGAGAGGGAACATGAGGAGTCAACGCAGTGCCCTGCAGTTGCCACAGGCTCATGGTAAGGGCTGTGGCGGCAACTGTCCGTGTTGTGGGGTCGGGCGAGCAGTCGTGTATGAACCCGCCGAGCGCCTCGTGCATCGGCCGGTTGAGAAACTCGAGGTAATCAGGCGGGGTGCCGTTTGACAGGGCTGCGGCCAGATATTCGGGGGGCGTGGTCATACATCGATCGGGGCTTCTTTAAATTTGCGTTCAATGGAGCGCCGGCCGATTCTTTTCCAACCATTGCCTGCCTGGCGGGCAAGGCCGTCGGCTTCCAAGGCATGAAGCGCCTCTTTACAGTCATTAGCCGGAATACCGAGGCTGCGGTAAATATCGCGGCAGGCGACGGGGGCGTCCTCGAGCATGCCGATGATTTTGATCGCAAGGTTCTGAAGCCGTTCCTGCCTGGTGCTGTCACGCATCGCCGCCCGGGCATTGGCCATGCGATGTATCGCCCACCGGCCCAACGCCGCGACGCCTTCGGGAGTGAAGGTTAGCTTGTTGTGGTTTGGTGCATTTGCAAGCTCCGTCAAACCAAATGCAAGGGTTGCCAGCAGGTTGCGTGCCGTGCCGCTAATGCCGGGTAGCCGCCCCTCCATGTCGCGCAGGAATGCCGCCCATCTGAACTGCACCGTCTTCAGGTCGAAGTCACGTATCAACGGCTCTGGTTTAATTGTGACAAATCGGTGGGAAAACGCCAGGTTGAGGGCCTGGTGGAATCGACCTGAGGTGTCGGAATGATATAATTTGCCTTCGGAGCAAGTGGCCTCCGCTGCGTCGGGTCCCTCAGAGCTGTCAACCAGCCAGACCATGTGCCCGAGCCACGCAGCCTTCCCCCCGGTGCCGGAGTCGACCCTGGAGGCCACTCCGGTGGGGTCGTTGACAAGGAGCTGGGCTTTGGCTGTCTCCCCGGTGCTCTCGACCGGATACAGGCCGTCGAGCAATGATCTGCAGGTGGGGGCGTAGGCTGATGCCTCAGCGTCATCAAACAGGGTGAGCGCCACCACAGGTTGGCATTCATGGATGCAACTCAACTGCTTTTCGAGATCCCGGGGGCCTTTGGTTGTGACGATTGTTTTGGGGCGGGCCACCAAGTCCCTGATGAGTGGACGCGGTGGAGATTGCAGCGAGACAGCAAACCGTCTCGCCGGGTTGTTGAATAAGAGTCCGTCCATGAGGGACAGGTCTTGGAACGCGGTTGACGGGGGATTCTGCTGCCGGCCCTTTTCTCTGGCGCCGATCAATGCGTTCTCCGCCTCGCGCCGGAGATGTGCGATCAGGATGTTCTGTTGCCGCCCTGCTTCGGCGAGAACACCGTCCAGCACGAGGCCGGAGACCAGGCCGCCGCTGACCAGCAGGCTACAGCCAACCTTCATTTGAACTCCGTCCGGCATCTGGATTCCGCTGCCGGGCCGGGCAAGGTTCGCCAGTGTTACCGCCCTGGCAACCAGCAGATTGGTCCCGGCGTTGACGTCACCCTCGCCTTGCGAGGTGGCGGTGAAGGTCTTCAGAAGCGGTTGGAGGTCGTGCAGGTATTGGTCGTGAGTGTCGGAGGGCATTGCATCGGGGGGGTGGATTTTTGTAAAGAGAAGTCAACGCGGATAATACCACAAAACCGTTCATTGTGCAGAAAAATTAAATGTTTCAATTACTTGAACTAAATTTCTAACAAGGTTCGCGAGAAGTGCCGCCGGACAAGGGTTTCAGCCGGGTGTTGTGACCCGCAGACATGGGGGGGACGAATGTTCCGTTATGAACCGGGTAAAAAAAAATCCGGCCACGGAACCCGTTTCCGGGTTCCGTGGCGGTGTGTTTTTGCGTTTGTCCCTTGTCCGCCGTTTGGGTCAGGCGGGCGCTGTCCCGGGTTTGTATTTCAACTGCTCGGTGGTGCAGTCGGCGGCGGGGATGTCGTTGCGCTCGTGGAGGTAGACGGGCTGGTAGATGGAGCCGCTTTCCGGGAAGGCGTGGAGGTAGCGGACCTCCACGACGGCTCCAATTCGCGGCACCCGGCGGTTCGGTGGGATCGTGACGTT from Akkermansiaceae bacterium encodes the following:
- the tilS gene encoding tRNA lysidine(34) synthetase TilS, which codes for MSLPIHPDFLEMSKNRRYLLGVSGGRDSMALLYSLLEAGYRNLVLCHLNHGLRGRASGQDAAFVRRVAKKLSLPCMTARVDVGQLARDQGVSVELAARSARHRFFRQCAIEHRCQRVLLAHHADDQAETILFNLLRGSNGLKGMRFCVRHSVLGKELEILRPLLGVTRGDIDDYLARQQVSYREDASNAEAIATRNRLRNEAIPLLNEMMGRDIRPALLRAEAISQSQRVATGELLDTLQLEDPQQRLFLPKLKNLSPALQTTVIHRYLKERGIGDINHDLLCRCTRLITDPSMAKINLPGGKFLRRKEKRIFIS
- a CDS encoding DUF4332 domain-containing protein, with translation MAQLKDITGLPPDAAELLEAVGYLNTHDLSGADPAQLVDELVKANKALDIMPENPTKTHVKAWQKMVSGHATVVSEDATGPDQESDDAREEHGPDGVDGAAEEEDESLTEEESDGYAFDIDPNLVNFEEDPEVQEMLAISPEAVPLQPSLIRRHKLAVADIPEGMLLTQCKGEVEINVMTSARLAKAQRREAEIKRTGLMVSRIRNFSEAESGDHHIKPLEKGQARESVAVSDGVNTGLRPESRRFVRGVLHPDPMSVRVAAFFAAWVELMLLACLVGIPWLLIYEQMSGNSMFWWVIGLSSGLVLSAFCYLFWGLGARCRVCGQRQFAPKKCLKNKKAHHIPVIGYIFPTALHAMFFKWFYCTYCGTAVRLKK
- a CDS encoding D-tyrosyl-tRNA(Tyr) deacylase, which produces MRAIIQRVSEASVTIDGEVSGKIGSGFLVLLGIVDGDGPDEIEWLIGKIARMRIFADDGGKMNRCIKDVGGELLVVSQFTLHASTKKGNRPSFIKAARPDIAIPLYEKFLAMAAKEMGKPCASGEFGADMKVALVNDGPVTIVIDTELRE